From a region of the Takifugu flavidus isolate HTHZ2018 chromosome 18, ASM371156v2, whole genome shotgun sequence genome:
- the pecam1a gene encoding platelet endothelial cell adhesion molecule isoform X3, with amino-acid sequence MNLRSSNLPLLLLTGLLHFGPISRGQASYIIDTVDLGILPSTTVPSGTPVNIVCKVNVIYDITQNLNHTFQISRHDAIIYTFTTKEDMLTYKLNPARAADSGSYQCRVTVKEKSKSSFSQKLVVTGLQTPTLYINNTQPYESEEFTAVCSAPEEKGALIFRIYQRFANGESEIIKQLAPSVNSSETTLVLRPVGDRVLYCDYEINLVSGPRRSNHSKEISLLVKGLQIAPIMNVLPSSNVSEGDVVEVVCKVVSDLKNVEVYLTMDKRILKQAPISLNHRFTATVENSGELVCKAVWGNVQKETYQTITVNELFSKPTLTVKPTDIFEGDIFNFSCSISKYDPQRINKATLKLSYYKDNVIITTSQVYSSRAHPSQNGNYTCKVQAQYLTNSFVKESQIVVLKAKVRISQPVLSVVGGTLVLGKDFQVLCHSDNGSLPITYSLSRPNKPVETRMVSNPGEQAIFNVTALSKDIDIKHMSCQARNSQHKPAMAQTLHYTKLIEPVSKPVLKIVPNMGDVTEGQDVTLVCSVQRGTVPILFTWHHTKEGPIANHTSDKLEASYKITKVRAEQRGAYYCVCTNPASETKQSQRVTIGVKMAGWKKGLIAAFCILLLVALLLVFIFKKHLLWFKKKATNELSVKSAGTKVERLSLTQAEVSEATNVTPGILGKSVWSEHVSGSESDDQHSVTSPEQPEPQYTEVQIRKVNPDRAPVERATDTVYSEVRTSKQAAPEEADGFEGSVEYAELNHDCDQQGDHGDHTVPAEHSVDNNMSDHRECDHDTAPDC; translated from the exons ATGAACCTTAGATCCTCCaacctgccgctgctgctcctgaccgGCCTCCTACACTTTG GTCCTATCAGCAGAGGACAAGCAT CATACATTATCGATACCGTCGACCTTGGGATCTTACCCAGCACAACCGTTCCGAGCGGGACGCCGGTGAACATCGTATGCAAGGTCAACGTCATCTATGACATCACCCAGAACCTCAACCACACCTTCCAGATCAGCCGGCACGATGCCATTATCTATACCTTTACCACCAAGGAGGACATGCTCACGTACAAACTCAACCCTGCCAGGGCGGCTGATTCTGGAAGTTACCAATGTAGAGTCACGGTGAAGGAAAAGAGCAAATCCAGCTTCAGCCAGAAACTCGTCGTCACAG GTTTGCAGACCCCTACTCTATATATAAATAACACTCAACCCTATGAAAGCGAAGAGTTCACGGCTGTGTGCAGCGCCCCAGAGGAAAAAGGAGCCCTCATCTTCCGCATTTACCAAAGATTTGCAAACGGAGAATCTGAAATAATAAAGCAACTGGCCCCAAGTGTGAATTCTTCTGAGACCACACTGGTCCTGAGGCCTGTGGGAGACCGCGTGCTGTACTGTGACTATGAGATCAATCTGGTTTCAGGGCCCAGACGTTCCAACCACAGCAAGGAGATCTCATTGCTAGTCAAAG GACTTCAGATCGCTCCCATCATGAACGTCTTGCCGTCTTCAAATGTGTCTGAGGGTGACGTCGTGGAGGTGGTTTGTAAAGTGGTGAGTGATCTGAAGAACGTTGAGGTCTACCTAACGATGGACAAGAGGATCCTCAAGCAGGCACCCATAAGCCTCAATCATAGATTCACTGCGACTGTGGAGAACTCCGGGGAGCTGGTGTGCAAAGCAGTGTGGGGAAATGTGCAGAAAGAAACATATCAGACCATCACAGTCAACG AGCTGTTCTCAAAGCCAACGTTGACCGTCAAACCCACAGACATATTCGAGGGGGACATTTTCAACTTTTCCTGCTCCATCTCCAAGTATGATCCCCAGAGGATCAACAAAGCCACCTTAAAGTTATCCTACTACAAAGACAACGTGATCATCACCACCTCACAGGTGTACAGCAGCAGGGCACACCCATCACAAAATGGCAACTACACCTGTAAGGTGCAGGCCCAGTACCTCACGAATAGTTTTGTGAAAGAAAGCCAGATAGTTGTCCTCAAAGCAAAAG TTAGGATTTCACAGCCTGTCCTGAGTGTGGTGGGGGGGACGTTGGTGTTGGGAAAGGACTTCCAGGTTCTCTGTCATAGTGACAACGGCTCCCTGCCAATTACCTATAGCCTGTCCAGGCCCAACAAACCGGTTGAGACCCGGATGGTGTCCAATCCAGGAGAACAGGCCATCTTCAACGTGACAGCCCTTTCCAAGGATATAGACATTAAACACATGAGCTGCCAAGCCCGAAACAGCCAGCACAAGCCGGCCATGGCGCAAACTCTGCATTACACCAAATTAATAG AACCTGTGTCGAAGCCGGTGTTGAAAATCGTGCCCAACATGGGGGACGTCACCGAGGGGCAGGACGTGACGCTGGTGTGCTCGGTGCAAAGAGGCACGGTGCCCATCCTCTTCACCTGGCACCACACTAAAGAGGGCCCCATTGCCAACCACACCTCTGACAAACTGGAGGCGTCCTACAAGATCACAAAGGTGCGAGCGGAGCAACGAGGAGCGTACTATTGCGTGTGCACCAACCCGGCCAGTGAAACCAAGCAGAGTCAGAGGGTCACTATCGGAG TGAAAATGGCAGGATGGAAGAAAGGTCTCATAGCGGCCTTCTGTATCCTGCTCTTAGTGGCATTACTCCTagttttcatctttaaaaagcaTCTTCTCTGGTTCAAGAAGAAGGCCACAAACGAGCTGTCAGT GAAGTCGGCAGGCACCAAAGTTGAGCGTCTGAGCCTCACCCAGGCCGAGGTCAGCGAGGCCACCAATG TCACACCAGGAATTTTGGGGAAAAGTGTTTGGAGCGAACACGTCTCAGGTTCTG AGTCCGATGACCAGCACAGTGTGACCTctccagaacagccagaacCTCAATACACCGAGGTCCAGATCAGAAAGGTCAATCCTGACAGAG CTCCGGTGGAAAGAGCGACGGACACGGTGTACAGCGAGGTGCGGACCTCTAAGCAAG ctgCTCCAGAGGAGGCTGATGGT TTTGAAGGGTCAGTGGAGTACGCGGAGCTGAATCATGACTGTGATCAACAGGGCGACCATGGCGACCACACAGTTCCGGCTGAACACAGTGTTGACAACAATATGAGCGACCACAGGGAATGTGATCATGACACGGCACCGGACTGCTAA
- the pecam1a gene encoding platelet endothelial cell adhesion molecule isoform X2, with the protein MNLRSSNLPLLLLTGLLHFGPISRGQASYIIDTVDLGILPSTTVPSGTPVNIVCKVNVIYDITQNLNHTFQISRHDAIIYTFTTKEDMLTYKLNPARAADSGSYQCRVTVKEKSKSSFSQKLVVTGLQTPTLYINNTQPYESEEFTAVCSAPEEKGALIFRIYQRFANGESEIIKQLAPSVNSSETTLVLRPVGDRVLYCDYEINLVSGPRRSNHSKEISLLVKGLQIAPIMNVLPSSNVSEGDVVEVVCKVVSDLKNVEVYLTMDKRILKQAPISLNHRFTATVENSGELVCKAVWGNVQKETYQTITVNELFSKPTLTVKPTDIFEGDIFNFSCSISKYDPQRINKATLKLSYYKDNVIITTSQVYSSRAHPSQNGNYTCKVQAQYLTNSFVKESQIVVLKAKVRISQPVLSVVGGTLVLGKDFQVLCHSDNGSLPITYSLSRPNKPVETRMVSNPGEQAIFNVTALSKDIDIKHMSCQARNSQHKPAMAQTLHYTKLIGILFAEPVSKPVLKIVPNMGDVTEGQDVTLVCSVQRGTVPILFTWHHTKEGPIANHTSDKLEASYKITKVRAEQRGAYYCVCTNPASETKQSQRVTIGVKMAGWKKGLIAAFCILLLVALLLVFIFKKHLLWFKKKATNELSVKSAGTKVERLSLTQAEVSEATNGILGKSVWSEHVSGSESDDQHSVTSPEQPEPQYTEVQIRKVNPDRAPVERATDTVYSEVRTSKQAAPEEADGFEGSVEYAELNHDCDQQGDHGDHTVPAEHSVDNNMSDHRECDHDTAPDC; encoded by the exons ATGAACCTTAGATCCTCCaacctgccgctgctgctcctgaccgGCCTCCTACACTTTG GTCCTATCAGCAGAGGACAAGCAT CATACATTATCGATACCGTCGACCTTGGGATCTTACCCAGCACAACCGTTCCGAGCGGGACGCCGGTGAACATCGTATGCAAGGTCAACGTCATCTATGACATCACCCAGAACCTCAACCACACCTTCCAGATCAGCCGGCACGATGCCATTATCTATACCTTTACCACCAAGGAGGACATGCTCACGTACAAACTCAACCCTGCCAGGGCGGCTGATTCTGGAAGTTACCAATGTAGAGTCACGGTGAAGGAAAAGAGCAAATCCAGCTTCAGCCAGAAACTCGTCGTCACAG GTTTGCAGACCCCTACTCTATATATAAATAACACTCAACCCTATGAAAGCGAAGAGTTCACGGCTGTGTGCAGCGCCCCAGAGGAAAAAGGAGCCCTCATCTTCCGCATTTACCAAAGATTTGCAAACGGAGAATCTGAAATAATAAAGCAACTGGCCCCAAGTGTGAATTCTTCTGAGACCACACTGGTCCTGAGGCCTGTGGGAGACCGCGTGCTGTACTGTGACTATGAGATCAATCTGGTTTCAGGGCCCAGACGTTCCAACCACAGCAAGGAGATCTCATTGCTAGTCAAAG GACTTCAGATCGCTCCCATCATGAACGTCTTGCCGTCTTCAAATGTGTCTGAGGGTGACGTCGTGGAGGTGGTTTGTAAAGTGGTGAGTGATCTGAAGAACGTTGAGGTCTACCTAACGATGGACAAGAGGATCCTCAAGCAGGCACCCATAAGCCTCAATCATAGATTCACTGCGACTGTGGAGAACTCCGGGGAGCTGGTGTGCAAAGCAGTGTGGGGAAATGTGCAGAAAGAAACATATCAGACCATCACAGTCAACG AGCTGTTCTCAAAGCCAACGTTGACCGTCAAACCCACAGACATATTCGAGGGGGACATTTTCAACTTTTCCTGCTCCATCTCCAAGTATGATCCCCAGAGGATCAACAAAGCCACCTTAAAGTTATCCTACTACAAAGACAACGTGATCATCACCACCTCACAGGTGTACAGCAGCAGGGCACACCCATCACAAAATGGCAACTACACCTGTAAGGTGCAGGCCCAGTACCTCACGAATAGTTTTGTGAAAGAAAGCCAGATAGTTGTCCTCAAAGCAAAAG TTAGGATTTCACAGCCTGTCCTGAGTGTGGTGGGGGGGACGTTGGTGTTGGGAAAGGACTTCCAGGTTCTCTGTCATAGTGACAACGGCTCCCTGCCAATTACCTATAGCCTGTCCAGGCCCAACAAACCGGTTGAGACCCGGATGGTGTCCAATCCAGGAGAACAGGCCATCTTCAACGTGACAGCCCTTTCCAAGGATATAGACATTAAACACATGAGCTGCCAAGCCCGAAACAGCCAGCACAAGCCGGCCATGGCGCAAACTCTGCATTACACCAAATTAATAG GAATTTTGTTTGCAGAACCTGTGTCGAAGCCGGTGTTGAAAATCGTGCCCAACATGGGGGACGTCACCGAGGGGCAGGACGTGACGCTGGTGTGCTCGGTGCAAAGAGGCACGGTGCCCATCCTCTTCACCTGGCACCACACTAAAGAGGGCCCCATTGCCAACCACACCTCTGACAAACTGGAGGCGTCCTACAAGATCACAAAGGTGCGAGCGGAGCAACGAGGAGCGTACTATTGCGTGTGCACCAACCCGGCCAGTGAAACCAAGCAGAGTCAGAGGGTCACTATCGGAG TGAAAATGGCAGGATGGAAGAAAGGTCTCATAGCGGCCTTCTGTATCCTGCTCTTAGTGGCATTACTCCTagttttcatctttaaaaagcaTCTTCTCTGGTTCAAGAAGAAGGCCACAAACGAGCTGTCAGT GAAGTCGGCAGGCACCAAAGTTGAGCGTCTGAGCCTCACCCAGGCCGAGGTCAGCGAGGCCACCAATG GAATTTTGGGGAAAAGTGTTTGGAGCGAACACGTCTCAGGTTCTG AGTCCGATGACCAGCACAGTGTGACCTctccagaacagccagaacCTCAATACACCGAGGTCCAGATCAGAAAGGTCAATCCTGACAGAG CTCCGGTGGAAAGAGCGACGGACACGGTGTACAGCGAGGTGCGGACCTCTAAGCAAG ctgCTCCAGAGGAGGCTGATGGT TTTGAAGGGTCAGTGGAGTACGCGGAGCTGAATCATGACTGTGATCAACAGGGCGACCATGGCGACCACACAGTTCCGGCTGAACACAGTGTTGACAACAATATGAGCGACCACAGGGAATGTGATCATGACACGGCACCGGACTGCTAA
- the pecam1a gene encoding platelet endothelial cell adhesion molecule isoform X1, with translation MNLRSSNLPLLLLTGLLHFGPISRGQASYIIDTVDLGILPSTTVPSGTPVNIVCKVNVIYDITQNLNHTFQISRHDAIIYTFTTKEDMLTYKLNPARAADSGSYQCRVTVKEKSKSSFSQKLVVTGLQTPTLYINNTQPYESEEFTAVCSAPEEKGALIFRIYQRFANGESEIIKQLAPSVNSSETTLVLRPVGDRVLYCDYEINLVSGPRRSNHSKEISLLVKGLQIAPIMNVLPSSNVSEGDVVEVVCKVVSDLKNVEVYLTMDKRILKQAPISLNHRFTATVENSGELVCKAVWGNVQKETYQTITVNELFSKPTLTVKPTDIFEGDIFNFSCSISKYDPQRINKATLKLSYYKDNVIITTSQVYSSRAHPSQNGNYTCKVQAQYLTNSFVKESQIVVLKAKVRISQPVLSVVGGTLVLGKDFQVLCHSDNGSLPITYSLSRPNKPVETRMVSNPGEQAIFNVTALSKDIDIKHMSCQARNSQHKPAMAQTLHYTKLIGILFAEPVSKPVLKIVPNMGDVTEGQDVTLVCSVQRGTVPILFTWHHTKEGPIANHTSDKLEASYKITKVRAEQRGAYYCVCTNPASETKQSQRVTIGVKMAGWKKGLIAAFCILLLVALLLVFIFKKHLLWFKKKATNELSVKSAGTKVERLSLTQAEVSEATNVTPGILGKSVWSEHVSGSESDDQHSVTSPEQPEPQYTEVQIRKVNPDRAPVERATDTVYSEVRTSKQAAPEEADGFEGSVEYAELNHDCDQQGDHGDHTVPAEHSVDNNMSDHRECDHDTAPDC, from the exons ATGAACCTTAGATCCTCCaacctgccgctgctgctcctgaccgGCCTCCTACACTTTG GTCCTATCAGCAGAGGACAAGCAT CATACATTATCGATACCGTCGACCTTGGGATCTTACCCAGCACAACCGTTCCGAGCGGGACGCCGGTGAACATCGTATGCAAGGTCAACGTCATCTATGACATCACCCAGAACCTCAACCACACCTTCCAGATCAGCCGGCACGATGCCATTATCTATACCTTTACCACCAAGGAGGACATGCTCACGTACAAACTCAACCCTGCCAGGGCGGCTGATTCTGGAAGTTACCAATGTAGAGTCACGGTGAAGGAAAAGAGCAAATCCAGCTTCAGCCAGAAACTCGTCGTCACAG GTTTGCAGACCCCTACTCTATATATAAATAACACTCAACCCTATGAAAGCGAAGAGTTCACGGCTGTGTGCAGCGCCCCAGAGGAAAAAGGAGCCCTCATCTTCCGCATTTACCAAAGATTTGCAAACGGAGAATCTGAAATAATAAAGCAACTGGCCCCAAGTGTGAATTCTTCTGAGACCACACTGGTCCTGAGGCCTGTGGGAGACCGCGTGCTGTACTGTGACTATGAGATCAATCTGGTTTCAGGGCCCAGACGTTCCAACCACAGCAAGGAGATCTCATTGCTAGTCAAAG GACTTCAGATCGCTCCCATCATGAACGTCTTGCCGTCTTCAAATGTGTCTGAGGGTGACGTCGTGGAGGTGGTTTGTAAAGTGGTGAGTGATCTGAAGAACGTTGAGGTCTACCTAACGATGGACAAGAGGATCCTCAAGCAGGCACCCATAAGCCTCAATCATAGATTCACTGCGACTGTGGAGAACTCCGGGGAGCTGGTGTGCAAAGCAGTGTGGGGAAATGTGCAGAAAGAAACATATCAGACCATCACAGTCAACG AGCTGTTCTCAAAGCCAACGTTGACCGTCAAACCCACAGACATATTCGAGGGGGACATTTTCAACTTTTCCTGCTCCATCTCCAAGTATGATCCCCAGAGGATCAACAAAGCCACCTTAAAGTTATCCTACTACAAAGACAACGTGATCATCACCACCTCACAGGTGTACAGCAGCAGGGCACACCCATCACAAAATGGCAACTACACCTGTAAGGTGCAGGCCCAGTACCTCACGAATAGTTTTGTGAAAGAAAGCCAGATAGTTGTCCTCAAAGCAAAAG TTAGGATTTCACAGCCTGTCCTGAGTGTGGTGGGGGGGACGTTGGTGTTGGGAAAGGACTTCCAGGTTCTCTGTCATAGTGACAACGGCTCCCTGCCAATTACCTATAGCCTGTCCAGGCCCAACAAACCGGTTGAGACCCGGATGGTGTCCAATCCAGGAGAACAGGCCATCTTCAACGTGACAGCCCTTTCCAAGGATATAGACATTAAACACATGAGCTGCCAAGCCCGAAACAGCCAGCACAAGCCGGCCATGGCGCAAACTCTGCATTACACCAAATTAATAG GAATTTTGTTTGCAGAACCTGTGTCGAAGCCGGTGTTGAAAATCGTGCCCAACATGGGGGACGTCACCGAGGGGCAGGACGTGACGCTGGTGTGCTCGGTGCAAAGAGGCACGGTGCCCATCCTCTTCACCTGGCACCACACTAAAGAGGGCCCCATTGCCAACCACACCTCTGACAAACTGGAGGCGTCCTACAAGATCACAAAGGTGCGAGCGGAGCAACGAGGAGCGTACTATTGCGTGTGCACCAACCCGGCCAGTGAAACCAAGCAGAGTCAGAGGGTCACTATCGGAG TGAAAATGGCAGGATGGAAGAAAGGTCTCATAGCGGCCTTCTGTATCCTGCTCTTAGTGGCATTACTCCTagttttcatctttaaaaagcaTCTTCTCTGGTTCAAGAAGAAGGCCACAAACGAGCTGTCAGT GAAGTCGGCAGGCACCAAAGTTGAGCGTCTGAGCCTCACCCAGGCCGAGGTCAGCGAGGCCACCAATG TCACACCAGGAATTTTGGGGAAAAGTGTTTGGAGCGAACACGTCTCAGGTTCTG AGTCCGATGACCAGCACAGTGTGACCTctccagaacagccagaacCTCAATACACCGAGGTCCAGATCAGAAAGGTCAATCCTGACAGAG CTCCGGTGGAAAGAGCGACGGACACGGTGTACAGCGAGGTGCGGACCTCTAAGCAAG ctgCTCCAGAGGAGGCTGATGGT TTTGAAGGGTCAGTGGAGTACGCGGAGCTGAATCATGACTGTGATCAACAGGGCGACCATGGCGACCACACAGTTCCGGCTGAACACAGTGTTGACAACAATATGAGCGACCACAGGGAATGTGATCATGACACGGCACCGGACTGCTAA
- the pecam1a gene encoding platelet endothelial cell adhesion molecule isoform X4 codes for MNLRSSNLPLLLLTGLLHFGPISRGQASYIIDTVDLGILPSTTVPSGTPVNIVCKVNVIYDITQNLNHTFQISRHDAIIYTFTTKEDMLTYKLNPARAADSGSYQCRVTVKEKSKSSFSQKLVVTGLQTPTLYINNTQPYESEEFTAVCSAPEEKGALIFRIYQRFANGESEIIKQLAPSVNSSETTLVLRPVGDRVLYCDYEINLVSGPRRSNHSKEISLLVKGLQIAPIMNVLPSSNVSEGDVVEVVCKVVSDLKNVEVYLTMDKRILKQAPISLNHRFTATVENSGELVCKAVWGNVQKETYQTITVNELFSKPTLTVKPTDIFEGDIFNFSCSISKYDPQRINKATLKLSYYKDNVIITTSQVYSSRAHPSQNGNYTCKVQAQYLTNSFVKESQIVVLKAKVRISQPVLSVVGGTLVLGKDFQVLCHSDNGSLPITYSLSRPNKPVETRMVSNPGEQAIFNVTALSKDIDIKHMSCQARNSQHKPAMAQTLHYTKLIGILFAEPVSKPVLKIVPNMGDVTEGQDVTLVCSVQRGTVPILFTWHHTKEGPIANHTSDKLEASYKITKVRAEQRGAYYCVCTNPASETKQSQRVTIGVKMAGWKKGLIAAFCILLLVALLLVFIFKKHLLWFKKKATNELSVKSAGTKVERLSLTQAEVSEATNVTPGILGKSVWSEHVSGSESDDQHSVTSPEQPEPQYTEVQIRKVNPDRAPVERATDTVYSEVRTSKQAAPEEADGGDHGDHTVPAEHSVDNNMSDHRECDHDTAPDC; via the exons ATGAACCTTAGATCCTCCaacctgccgctgctgctcctgaccgGCCTCCTACACTTTG GTCCTATCAGCAGAGGACAAGCAT CATACATTATCGATACCGTCGACCTTGGGATCTTACCCAGCACAACCGTTCCGAGCGGGACGCCGGTGAACATCGTATGCAAGGTCAACGTCATCTATGACATCACCCAGAACCTCAACCACACCTTCCAGATCAGCCGGCACGATGCCATTATCTATACCTTTACCACCAAGGAGGACATGCTCACGTACAAACTCAACCCTGCCAGGGCGGCTGATTCTGGAAGTTACCAATGTAGAGTCACGGTGAAGGAAAAGAGCAAATCCAGCTTCAGCCAGAAACTCGTCGTCACAG GTTTGCAGACCCCTACTCTATATATAAATAACACTCAACCCTATGAAAGCGAAGAGTTCACGGCTGTGTGCAGCGCCCCAGAGGAAAAAGGAGCCCTCATCTTCCGCATTTACCAAAGATTTGCAAACGGAGAATCTGAAATAATAAAGCAACTGGCCCCAAGTGTGAATTCTTCTGAGACCACACTGGTCCTGAGGCCTGTGGGAGACCGCGTGCTGTACTGTGACTATGAGATCAATCTGGTTTCAGGGCCCAGACGTTCCAACCACAGCAAGGAGATCTCATTGCTAGTCAAAG GACTTCAGATCGCTCCCATCATGAACGTCTTGCCGTCTTCAAATGTGTCTGAGGGTGACGTCGTGGAGGTGGTTTGTAAAGTGGTGAGTGATCTGAAGAACGTTGAGGTCTACCTAACGATGGACAAGAGGATCCTCAAGCAGGCACCCATAAGCCTCAATCATAGATTCACTGCGACTGTGGAGAACTCCGGGGAGCTGGTGTGCAAAGCAGTGTGGGGAAATGTGCAGAAAGAAACATATCAGACCATCACAGTCAACG AGCTGTTCTCAAAGCCAACGTTGACCGTCAAACCCACAGACATATTCGAGGGGGACATTTTCAACTTTTCCTGCTCCATCTCCAAGTATGATCCCCAGAGGATCAACAAAGCCACCTTAAAGTTATCCTACTACAAAGACAACGTGATCATCACCACCTCACAGGTGTACAGCAGCAGGGCACACCCATCACAAAATGGCAACTACACCTGTAAGGTGCAGGCCCAGTACCTCACGAATAGTTTTGTGAAAGAAAGCCAGATAGTTGTCCTCAAAGCAAAAG TTAGGATTTCACAGCCTGTCCTGAGTGTGGTGGGGGGGACGTTGGTGTTGGGAAAGGACTTCCAGGTTCTCTGTCATAGTGACAACGGCTCCCTGCCAATTACCTATAGCCTGTCCAGGCCCAACAAACCGGTTGAGACCCGGATGGTGTCCAATCCAGGAGAACAGGCCATCTTCAACGTGACAGCCCTTTCCAAGGATATAGACATTAAACACATGAGCTGCCAAGCCCGAAACAGCCAGCACAAGCCGGCCATGGCGCAAACTCTGCATTACACCAAATTAATAG GAATTTTGTTTGCAGAACCTGTGTCGAAGCCGGTGTTGAAAATCGTGCCCAACATGGGGGACGTCACCGAGGGGCAGGACGTGACGCTGGTGTGCTCGGTGCAAAGAGGCACGGTGCCCATCCTCTTCACCTGGCACCACACTAAAGAGGGCCCCATTGCCAACCACACCTCTGACAAACTGGAGGCGTCCTACAAGATCACAAAGGTGCGAGCGGAGCAACGAGGAGCGTACTATTGCGTGTGCACCAACCCGGCCAGTGAAACCAAGCAGAGTCAGAGGGTCACTATCGGAG TGAAAATGGCAGGATGGAAGAAAGGTCTCATAGCGGCCTTCTGTATCCTGCTCTTAGTGGCATTACTCCTagttttcatctttaaaaagcaTCTTCTCTGGTTCAAGAAGAAGGCCACAAACGAGCTGTCAGT GAAGTCGGCAGGCACCAAAGTTGAGCGTCTGAGCCTCACCCAGGCCGAGGTCAGCGAGGCCACCAATG TCACACCAGGAATTTTGGGGAAAAGTGTTTGGAGCGAACACGTCTCAGGTTCTG AGTCCGATGACCAGCACAGTGTGACCTctccagaacagccagaacCTCAATACACCGAGGTCCAGATCAGAAAGGTCAATCCTGACAGAG CTCCGGTGGAAAGAGCGACGGACACGGTGTACAGCGAGGTGCGGACCTCTAAGCAAG ctgCTCCAGAGGAGGCTGATGGT GGCGACCATGGCGACCACACAGTTCCGGCTGAACACAGTGTTGACAACAATATGAGCGACCACAGGGAATGTGATCATGACACGGCACCGGACTGCTAA